Proteins found in one Scomber scombrus chromosome 15, fScoSco1.1, whole genome shotgun sequence genomic segment:
- the ajm1 gene encoding apical junction component 1 homolog: MTRTDPPDILVSTVHRDIKVIPISSHYKSLQPSKQCDSINCSKLEDSKSKVNKRHCRTFDYKSLDYPKSHKYSMESPYRKADRHAANPDVAWNALGHQQRYRFSAPDIFSHRVTPQSMAADMASEVVVPEQKRRTRSKSATRVQTSLTPVSFEGSTSSGRKGRESQRAPRDSRWRPEVSPRRESSYAATRAHMHDVHPIKLQPQMGDSSRYSPHYGADNSEDAGLDKPATSPHVRCRVDIKPDDAALHQSGRKQATPQMDIPWQRHHSGGSRSLTVPRHFSYSRTPTPTDSLGTESRQAYQYSRSMPNTYIQPMDIPLQRMPSSGEYYGRERRAHSSPNVPTKFFYADDPGRYVTTAPPQPSSYFHDERYTPGQTYTPKVQYVQDPRTRVVHAVATRPYYPEMEAYPYSVQAGYPKPYTANEPGPYIIQTPPTRIFYGDDPRSYQIQTAPPRFYYSSDMYAMPPEHHIPARAYYTEGRRHARVIQAQTDDWYGSDASGYSTNPASYVSQVTPTRSRQDPVLTPWYANPCVEPQRIGAESKSYSRSWDNILDSRVEREQPLPVQRGQSYDDLLDSRKPAAATGDKPQPVVVNLSSSPRRYAALSMSDNSLIDKSPTETSKSTTSKLWFVTPEITITDNDIRTGNLSRAEGRSASWDILDSRSTEGPELSQRDFESSTKEKTHDNASLQQSLEQLDELLADLVTDYKPPSRRASEDILDQLKKLIDEEEAVSLSRKSSRAGTDEPAPLDKQPTSIRMNPDAFHDMDGASDAMKSADECSPDQSPDEDDTMMCSNNKCRRTETLFNACLYFKSCHSCYTYYCSRNCRREDWDIHKESCVYGRIGSICRHIIKHCRETVEVHKAFSRIAKVGYLSRGRGVLFLGFPNPGSSSNFLQYGLDSLLMSPTYLSLRELESFKDNLGEYCKELQEAGKEYDPNECFILNVSIAVGEQMPDGPSPRNHAPTVRKYAKVALASFSPERKVHKKEGDMETLILTPPPGTADIDKEGEEGRKAREICFINIQRELRIRGVFLRHEYPKVYQQLCEFVESNRRFTPTTIYPIDKRTGKQFMCMIMAASEPRTLDWVGTPHLLDDII, encoded by the coding sequence ATGACACGCACAGACCCGCCTGACATACTGGTATCAACTGTGCATCGAGATATAAAAGTGATCCCCATTTCTTCACATTATAAGTCCTTGCAACCCTCCAAACAATGTGATTCTATAAATTGCAGCAAACTGGAGGACAGTAAGAGCAAAGTCAATAAGAGGCACTGCCGTACCTTTGACTATAAGTCATTGGATTAcccaaaatcacacaaatactCAATGGAGTCCCCATACAGGAAGGCTGATAGGCATGCAGCCAACCCAGATGTTGCCTGGAATGCTTTGGGCCATCAGCAGAGATACCGCTTTTCTGCTCCAGACATTTTCAGCCATAGGGTAACTCCTCAATCAATGGCAGCAGATATGGCCAGTGAGGTAGTTGTCCCTGAACAAAAACGAAGGACCAGGTCAAAAAGTGCCACTCGTGTCCAAACCAGTCTAACCCCTGTGTCTTTTGAAGGCTCCACATCTTCAGGGAGGAAGGGCAGGGAGTCACAAAGGGCTCCAAGAGACTCTCGCTGGAGACCAGAAGTATCACCGCGTAGGGAATCCTCCTATGCAGCAACTAGGGCTCATATGCATGATGTACATCCCATTAAGTTGCAGCCACAAATGGGTGACAGCAGTAGATATTCACCTCACTATGGTGCTGATAATTCTGAGGATGCAGGGCTGGATAAACCAGCAACTAGCCCTCATGTCAGGTGTCGGGTGGACATCAAACCTGATGACGCAGCATTACATCAATCTGGACGGAAGCAGGCAACACCTCAAATGGACATACCCTGGCAGAGGCACCACAGTGGGGGGAGTAGGAGCCTGACAGTGCCACGCCATTTCTCCTACTCAAGAACACCAACTCCCACTGACTCATTAGGCACAGAAAGTAGGCAAGCTTATCAATATTCCCGCAGCATGCCAAATACTTACATACAACCAATGGATATTCCTTTGCAAAGAATGCCTTCATCAGGTGAGTACTATGGTAGGGAACGCAGAGCTCATTCCAGCCCTAATGTGCCAACCAAGTTCTTTTATGCAGATGACCCAGGGAGATATGTCACCACTGCTCCTCCTCAACCAAGTTCTTACTTTCATGATGAACGTTACACACCAGGACAAACATACACTCCAAAAGTGCAATATGTGCAAGATCCAAGGACTCGAGTGGTGCATGCTGTAGCTACAAGACCCTATTATCCTGAGATGGAGGCCTATCCATACTCTGTGCAGGCAGGGTATCCCAAACCCTACACAGCAAATGAGCCAGGGCCATACATAATACAAACACCCCCAACAAGAATATTTTACGGGGATGATCCAAGGTCTTACCAAATCCAAACTGCTCCGCCAAGGTTTTATTATTCCAGCGACATGTATGCAATGCCTCCAGAGCACCATATCCCAGCAAGGGCATATTACACAGAGGGTCGAAGACATGCTAGAGTCATTCAGGCACAAACAGATGACTGGTACGGCTCAGATGCATCTGGATATTCCACCAATCCTGCCTCTTATGTATCCCAAGTCACTCCAACCAGATCACGTCAAGACCCTGTGCTAACACCATGGTATGCCAACCCATGTGTAGAACCTCAAAGAATTGGCGCAGAGTCCAAATCTTACTCAAGGTCCTGGGACAATATTCTTGACTCTCGTGTAGAGAGGGAACAACCTCTCCCTGTTCAGAGAGGTCAGAGCTATGATGATCTTCTTGACTCAAGGAAGCCTGCAGCAGCCACAGGTGACAAACCACAACCAGTGGTAGTTAATCTCTCCAGTTCACCAAGACGCTATGCAGCTTTATCAATGTCAGATAACTCACTGATTGACAAAAGCCCAACAGAAACATCGAAGAGCACTACTAGTAAACTCTGGTTTGTCACTCCTGAGATAACAATCACTGATAACGACATTCGAACTGGGAACCTTAGTAGGGCTGAAGGACGGTCTGCTAGTTGGGACATTCTTGACTCTAGAAGCACAGAGGGTCCAGAACTCTCTCAGCGTGACTTTGAAAGCTCAACCAAAGAGAAGACACATGACAATGCCTCACTACAGCAAAGCCTTGAACAACTTGATGAGCTTCTGGCAGATCTTGTGACTGATTACAAGCCACCCAGTAGAAGGGCAAGTGAGGACATTCTGGATCAACTAAAGAAGCTAATTGATGAGGAAGAAGCAGTATCTTTATCCAGAAAGAGCTCAAGGGCAGGTACAGATGAACCTGCTCCACTTGACAAGCAGCCGACCTCAATAAGAATGAATCCTGATGCTTTTCACGATATGGACGGGGCCAGTGATGCAATGAAGAGTGCAGATGAGTGCTCCCCAGATCAGAGCCCAGATGAGGATGATACAATGATGTGTTCTAACAACAAATGCCGGCGGACAGAGACCCTGTTCAATGCTTGCCTATATTTTAAATCCTGCCACAGCTGCTACACCTACTACTGCTCTCGCAACTGTCGCAGGGAGGACTGGGACATTCATAAAGAAAGCTGCGTGTATGGAAGAATTGGCAGCATATGTCGTCATATTATCAAACACTGCCGGGAGACTGTTGAAGTCCACAAAGCCTTCTCCCGTATTGCAAAAGTTGGCTACCTTTCTCGAGGTAGAGGAGTTCTCTTCCTTGGTTTCCCAAATCCTGGGTCATCCAGTAACTTTCTGCAGTATGGCCTGGATAGTCTACTTATGTCTCCTACATACCTGTCCCTTCGAGAGCTTGAAAGCTTCAAGGACAATCTAGGGGAGTACTGTAAGGAGCTGCAGGAGGCTGGTAAAGAGTACGACCCAAATGAATGTTTCATCTTGAATGTATCAATTGCTGTCGGTGAGCAAATGCCTGACGGGCCATCGCCAAGGAATCATGCTCCAACTGTCAGAAAATATGCAAAGGTCGCACTGGCTTCCTTCAGCCCCGAAAGAAAGGTTCACAAGAAAGAGGGTGACATGGAAACGCTGATCCTTACTCCACCACCAGGAACAGCAGATATTgacaaagagggagaggaaggcaGAAAGGCCAGGGAAATCTGTTTTATTAATATACAACGGGAGTTGAGGATTCGAGGGGTTTTCCTACGCCACGAATACCCAAAGGTGtatcagcagctctgtgagttTGTAGAAAGTAACAGAAGGTTCACACCCACTACTATTTATCCTATTGACAAGAGGACCGGTAAACAGTTTATGTGCATGATTATGGCTGCCTCTGAGCCCAGGACTTTGGACTGGGTAGGCACCCCGCATCTCCTTGATGACATTATTTAA